Proteins encoded within one genomic window of Streptomyces sp. NBC_00523:
- a CDS encoding ABC transporter permease: protein MASTDIKSDEAGSGGSRKQDDLAGLEAGLDALDAVQVQRTPVREVLLRKVLPPLIAVALVLVVWQLLVWGEVTEDYKLPSPSAVWDSAHDMWLQGTLLEVVWTSVSRGLLGFLLSVAIGTPLGLLVARVKFVRAAIGPILSGLQSLPSVAWVAPAVIWLGLNDSMMFAVILLGAVPSIANGLVSGVDQVPPLFLRAGRTLGATGLRGTWLIVMPAALPGYLAGLKQGWAFSWRSLMAAEIIASSPDLGLGLGQLMENGRNNADMPGIFLAIILILFVGIAIDLLIFSPLERWVLRSRGLLVKN, encoded by the coding sequence ATGGCCAGCACTGACATCAAGTCGGACGAGGCGGGGTCCGGCGGGAGTCGGAAGCAGGACGACCTGGCCGGGCTCGAAGCCGGTCTGGACGCCCTGGACGCGGTGCAGGTGCAGCGCACCCCGGTGCGCGAGGTCCTGCTGCGCAAGGTCCTGCCCCCGCTCATCGCGGTGGCCCTGGTCCTGGTCGTCTGGCAGCTGCTCGTCTGGGGCGAGGTGACCGAGGACTACAAGCTGCCCTCGCCGTCCGCCGTCTGGGACAGCGCTCACGACATGTGGCTCCAGGGCACGCTGCTCGAAGTGGTGTGGACCAGCGTCTCGCGCGGTCTGCTCGGCTTCCTGCTGTCGGTCGCGATCGGTACCCCGCTGGGGCTGCTGGTCGCCCGGGTGAAGTTCGTCCGGGCCGCGATCGGCCCGATCCTGTCCGGGCTCCAGTCCCTGCCCTCGGTGGCCTGGGTGGCCCCGGCGGTCATCTGGCTCGGGCTGAACGACTCGATGATGTTCGCGGTCATCCTGCTCGGCGCGGTGCCCTCGATCGCCAACGGCCTCGTCTCGGGCGTCGACCAGGTGCCCCCGCTCTTCCTGCGGGCCGGCCGCACCCTCGGCGCGACCGGGCTGCGCGGCACCTGGCTGATCGTGATGCCGGCCGCCCTGCCGGGCTACCTGGCGGGCCTCAAGCAGGGCTGGGCGTTCTCCTGGCGTTCGCTGATGGCCGCCGAGATCATCGCCTCGTCCCCGGACCTCGGCCTGGGGCTCGGGCAGTTGATGGAGAACGGCCGCAACAACGCGGACATGCCGGGGATCTTCCTCGCCATCATCCTGATCCTGTTCGTCGGCATCGCCATCGACCTGCTCATCTTCAGCCCGCTGGAGCGGTGGGTGCTGCGCAGCCGCGGTCTCCTCGTCAAGAACTGA
- a CDS encoding ABC transporter ATP-binding protein yields MTTVANTLTKAEDRVQVGHAARIAHVSKSFAGPAGSQLVLDDISLDVAPGEFVTLLGASGCGKSTLLNLVAGLDRPTGGTIETPGGRPALMFQEHALFPWLTAGKNIELALRLRGVPKTQRRAEAERLLDLVRLGGAYGKRVHELSGGMRQRVAMARALAQDSQLLLMDEPFAALDAITRDVLHDELTRIWRETNVSVLFVTHNVREAVRLAERVVLLSSRPGRIAREWTVDIEQPRRIEDTAVAELSVEITEQLRGEIRRHGQH; encoded by the coding sequence GTGACGACCGTGGCGAACACCCTCACCAAGGCCGAGGACCGTGTCCAGGTCGGGCACGCCGCTCGTATCGCGCATGTCTCGAAGTCCTTCGCCGGGCCCGCGGGAAGCCAGCTGGTCCTGGACGACATCAGTCTCGATGTCGCCCCGGGCGAGTTCGTCACCCTCCTGGGAGCCTCCGGGTGCGGCAAGTCGACCCTGCTCAATCTGGTGGCCGGGCTCGACCGGCCGACCGGCGGGACCATCGAGACCCCGGGTGGCCGCCCGGCGCTGATGTTCCAGGAGCACGCGCTGTTCCCGTGGCTGACCGCGGGCAAGAACATCGAACTGGCCCTGCGCCTGCGCGGGGTACCGAAGACGCAGCGCCGCGCCGAGGCGGAGCGGCTGCTGGATCTGGTCCGGCTCGGCGGGGCGTACGGGAAGCGGGTGCACGAGCTGTCCGGCGGTATGCGGCAGCGCGTGGCGATGGCCCGCGCGCTCGCCCAGGACAGCCAACTGCTTCTGATGGACGAGCCGTTCGCCGCGCTCGACGCCATCACCCGCGATGTGCTGCACGACGAGCTGACCCGGATCTGGCGCGAGACGAACGTCTCGGTCCTCTTCGTCACACACAACGTGCGCGAGGCCGTCCGCCTCGCCGAGCGCGTGGTGCTGCTCTCGTCCCGCCCCGGCCGGATCGCCCGTGAGTGGACGGTCGACATCGAGCAGCCGCGCCGTATCGAGGACACCGCCGTCGCGGAACTGTCCGTCGAGATCACCGAACAACTGCGTGGGGAGATCCGCCGTCATGGCCAGCACTGA
- a CDS encoding aliphatic sulfonate ABC transporter substrate-binding protein — MPAPRTTRRRSIAAVAALPLLAVALTACGYGSESTDDSKKVNAASGKKLSVDTVRIGYFPNLTHATALVGDQEGLFQKELGGTQLKTATFNAGPSEIEALNANSIDIGFIGPSPSINGYTKSKGQNLRIIGGSASGGVKLVVNPEKIKTLDDLKGKRIATPQLGNTQDVAFLNWISEKGWKVDAQSGKGDVSVVRTDNKVTPDAYRSGSIDGAWVPEPTASKLVAEGAKELLDESTLWPDDKFVITNIIVSQKFLKAHPDVVEAVLRGSVKTNAWINANPDKAKASANAALKKLTGKELPAEVIDPAWKSIQITDDPLAATLDAQAQHAVKAGLLEKPDLKGIYDLKPLNKILKAAGKPEADDAGLGAK; from the coding sequence GTGCCTGCCCCCCGTACCACGCGCCGCCGCAGTATCGCCGCCGTCGCCGCCCTGCCCCTGCTGGCCGTGGCGCTGACCGCCTGCGGCTACGGCTCCGAGTCGACGGACGACTCCAAGAAGGTGAACGCGGCCAGCGGCAAGAAGCTCTCCGTGGACACCGTGCGCATCGGGTACTTCCCGAACCTCACGCACGCCACCGCGCTCGTGGGCGACCAGGAGGGTCTGTTCCAGAAGGAGCTGGGCGGCACCCAGCTCAAGACCGCCACCTTCAACGCCGGCCCGTCCGAGATCGAGGCGCTGAACGCCAACTCGATCGACATCGGCTTCATCGGCCCCTCGCCGTCCATCAACGGCTACACCAAGTCCAAGGGCCAGAACCTGCGGATCATCGGCGGCTCCGCGTCCGGCGGCGTCAAGCTCGTCGTGAACCCTGAGAAGATCAAGACCCTGGACGACCTCAAGGGCAAGAGGATCGCGACCCCCCAGCTCGGCAACACCCAGGACGTGGCCTTCCTCAACTGGATCTCCGAGAAGGGCTGGAAGGTCGACGCCCAGAGCGGCAAGGGTGACGTCTCCGTCGTCCGTACGGACAACAAGGTGACGCCCGACGCCTACCGCTCCGGTTCCATCGACGGCGCCTGGGTCCCCGAGCCGACCGCCTCCAAGCTGGTCGCCGAGGGCGCGAAGGAACTGCTGGACGAGTCGACGCTGTGGCCGGACGACAAGTTCGTGATCACCAACATCATCGTGTCGCAGAAGTTCCTGAAGGCGCACCCGGACGTGGTCGAGGCCGTGCTGCGCGGCTCGGTGAAGACCAACGCCTGGATCAACGCCAACCCGGACAAGGCGAAGGCCTCCGCCAACGCCGCGCTGAAGAAGCTCACCGGCAAGGAGCTGCCGGCCGAGGTCATCGACCCGGCCTGGAAGTCGATCCAGATCACCGACGACCCGCTGGCCGCGACGCTCGACGCGCAGGCCCAGCACGCGGTCAAGGCCGGTCTCCTGGAGAAGCCCGACCTCAAGGGCATCTACGACCTGAAGCCGCTCAACAAGATCCTCAAGGCCGCGGGCAAGCCCGAGGCCGACGACGCCGGCCTCGGCGCCAAGTAA
- a CDS encoding sulfate adenylyltransferase subunit 1: MTTTAEQLSATTLLRFATAGSVDDGKSTLVGRLLHDSKSVLTDQLEAVEHASRNRGQEAPDLALLTDGLRAEREQGITIDVAYRYFATPRRRFILADTPGHVQYTRNMVTGASTAELAVVLVDARNGVVEQTRRHAAVAALLRVPHVVLAVNKMDLVDYAEPVFAAIAEEFTAYAASLGVPEITAIPISALAGDNVVEPSAHMDWYGGPTVLEHLETVPVSHDLTGCHARFPVQYVIRPQTAEHPDYRGYAGQIAAGVFRVGESVTVLPSGRTSTIEGIDLLGDPVDIAWAPQSVTLRLADDIDVSRGDLIAPVDDAPVVTQDVEATVCHVADEPLTVGRRVLLKHTTRTVKAIVKDIPSRLTLDDLSQHPAPGKLVANDIGRVVVRTAEPLALDAYADSRRTGSFLLIDPADGTTLSAGMAGASFAAVEEPAAADDDAEWDF; encoded by the coding sequence ATGACCACCACAGCTGAGCAGTTGAGCGCCACCACCCTGCTGCGTTTCGCCACCGCCGGGTCCGTCGACGACGGCAAGTCCACCCTCGTGGGACGCCTGCTGCACGACTCCAAGTCTGTCCTCACCGACCAGCTGGAGGCCGTCGAGCACGCCTCGCGCAACCGGGGCCAGGAGGCGCCGGACCTGGCGCTGCTGACCGACGGGCTGCGCGCCGAGCGCGAGCAGGGCATCACCATCGACGTCGCCTACCGCTACTTCGCCACGCCCCGGCGCCGGTTCATCCTCGCCGACACCCCGGGCCACGTGCAGTACACCCGCAACATGGTCACCGGCGCCTCCACCGCCGAGCTGGCCGTGGTCCTGGTCGACGCCCGCAACGGGGTGGTCGAGCAGACCCGCCGGCACGCCGCCGTCGCCGCCCTGCTGCGCGTCCCGCACGTGGTCCTCGCCGTCAACAAGATGGACCTGGTGGACTACGCGGAGCCGGTGTTCGCCGCGATAGCCGAGGAGTTCACCGCGTACGCGGCCTCCCTCGGGGTCCCCGAGATCACCGCGATCCCGATCTCCGCGCTCGCCGGCGACAACGTCGTGGAGCCGTCCGCCCACATGGACTGGTACGGCGGGCCGACGGTCCTGGAGCACCTGGAGACGGTCCCGGTCAGCCACGACCTGACCGGCTGCCACGCCCGCTTCCCGGTCCAGTACGTGATCCGCCCGCAGACCGCGGAGCACCCCGACTACCGGGGCTACGCGGGCCAGATCGCCGCCGGGGTGTTCCGGGTCGGCGAGTCCGTGACCGTGCTGCCCTCGGGCCGCACCTCCACGATCGAGGGCATCGACCTGCTCGGGGACCCCGTGGACATCGCCTGGGCGCCCCAGTCGGTGACCCTGCGTCTGGCGGACGACATCGACGTCTCGCGCGGCGACCTCATCGCGCCGGTGGACGACGCGCCGGTCGTCACCCAGGACGTCGAGGCGACCGTCTGCCACGTCGCGGACGAACCGCTCACCGTGGGCCGGCGGGTGCTCCTCAAGCACACCACACGCACGGTCAAGGCGATCGTCAAGGACATCCCCTCGCGGCTGACCCTGGACGACCTCTCGCAGCACCCGGCCCCGGGCAAGCTGGTCGCCAACGACATCGGCCGGGTCGTGGTCCGGACCGCCGAGCCGCTGGCGCTCGACGCGTACGCCGACTCGCGCCGCACCGGTTCCTTCCTGCTGATCGACCCGGCGGACGGCACCACCCTCTCGGCGGGCATGGCGGGCGCCTCGTTCGCCGCCGTCGAGGAGCCTGCGGCCGCGGACGACGACGCGGAGTGGGACTTCTGA
- the cysD gene encoding sulfate adenylyltransferase subunit CysD: MTTVATVQEGTDNPYALSHLDSLESEAVHIFREVAGEFERPVILFSGGKDSILMLHLALKAFAPAPVPFTLLHVDTGHNFPEVLAYRDRVVAEHGLRLHVASVQEYIDAGKLRERPDGTRNPLQTVPLTEAIQQHRFDAVFGGGRRDEEKARAKERVFSLRDEFSQWDPRRQRPELWQLYNGRHAPGEHVRVFPISNWTELDVWQYIEREGIELPEIYFAHEREVFNRNGMWLTAGHWGGPKEHEAVETRLVRYRTVGDMSCTGAVDSDATTLDAVITEIAASRLTERGATRADDKMSEAAMEDRKREGYF; the protein is encoded by the coding sequence GTGACGACCGTCGCGACTGTGCAAGAGGGCACGGACAATCCGTACGCGCTGAGCCACCTGGACTCGCTGGAGTCCGAGGCGGTGCACATCTTCCGCGAGGTGGCGGGCGAGTTCGAGCGGCCGGTGATCCTCTTCTCCGGCGGCAAGGACTCGATCCTGATGCTGCACCTGGCGCTCAAGGCGTTCGCGCCGGCGCCGGTGCCGTTCACCCTGCTGCACGTGGACACGGGGCACAACTTCCCCGAGGTGCTGGCCTACCGCGACCGCGTGGTCGCCGAGCACGGGCTGCGGCTGCACGTCGCCTCCGTGCAGGAGTACATCGACGCCGGCAAGCTCCGCGAGCGCCCCGACGGCACCCGCAACCCGCTCCAGACCGTGCCGCTGACCGAGGCCATCCAGCAGCACCGCTTCGACGCGGTGTTCGGCGGCGGCCGGCGCGACGAGGAGAAGGCGCGCGCCAAGGAGCGGGTCTTCTCGCTGCGCGACGAGTTCTCCCAGTGGGACCCCCGCCGCCAGCGCCCCGAGCTGTGGCAGCTGTACAACGGCCGGCACGCCCCCGGCGAGCACGTCCGGGTCTTCCCGATCTCCAACTGGACCGAGCTGGACGTCTGGCAGTACATCGAGCGCGAGGGCATCGAGCTGCCGGAGATCTACTTCGCCCACGAGCGCGAGGTGTTCAACCGCAACGGCATGTGGCTGACGGCGGGGCACTGGGGCGGGCCGAAGGAGCACGAGGCCGTCGAGACCCGTCTCGTGCGCTACCGCACGGTCGGCGACATGTCCTGCACCGGGGCCGTCGACTCCGACGCCACCACGCTGGACGCCGTGATCACCGAGATCGCCGCCTCCCGGCTCACCGAGCGGGGCGCGACCCGCGCCGACGACAAGATGTCCGAGGCCGCGATGGAAGACCGTAAGCGCGAGGGGTACTTCTAA
- the cysC gene encoding adenylyl-sulfate kinase, whose product MSVTETGATVWLTGLPSAGKTTIAYELAGRLRAEGHRVEVLDGDEIREFLSAGLGFSREDRHTNVQRIGFVAELLAANGVKVLVPVIAPYADSRDAVRKRHQAEGTAYLEVHVATPVEVCSERDVKGLYAKQAAGEISGLTGVDDPYEAPESPDLRIESHRQTVQESAAELYALLSERGAA is encoded by the coding sequence ATGAGCGTGACGGAGACGGGGGCCACCGTCTGGCTGACCGGTCTGCCGAGCGCCGGCAAGACCACCATCGCCTACGAACTCGCCGGGCGGCTGCGTGCCGAGGGCCACCGCGTGGAGGTGCTCGACGGCGACGAGATCCGCGAGTTCCTGTCGGCGGGCCTCGGCTTCTCGCGCGAGGACCGGCACACCAACGTGCAGCGGATCGGCTTCGTTGCCGAGCTGCTGGCGGCGAACGGCGTCAAGGTGCTGGTCCCGGTCATCGCCCCGTACGCGGACAGCAGGGACGCCGTCCGCAAGCGGCACCAGGCCGAGGGCACCGCGTATCTGGAGGTGCACGTCGCCACTCCGGTCGAGGTGTGCTCGGAGCGCGATGTGAAGGGTCTTTACGCCAAGCAGGCGGCGGGCGAGATCAGCGGCCTCACCGGGGTGGACGACCCCTACGAGGCGCCCGAGTCACCCGATCTGCGGATCGAGTCGCACCGCCAGACCGTGCAGGAGTCCGCGGCGGAGCTGTACGCGCTGCTGAGCGAGAGGGGTGCGGCGTGA
- a CDS encoding phosphoadenylyl-sulfate reductase: MTVTQNIDTLTGEELRELAERAGRELEDASALDILKWATDTFGPRFCVTSSMEDAVVAHLASRVMPGVDVVFLDTGYHFEETIGTRDAVDAVMDVRVITLTPRQTVAEQDAEYGPKLHDRDPDLCCKLRKVKPLEEGLTAYAAWATGLRRDESPTRANTPVVGWDEKRRKVKVSPIARWTQDDVDAYVAEHGVLTNPLLMDGYASVGCAPCTRRVLEGEDARAGRWAGRGKTECGLHG; this comes from the coding sequence ATGACGGTCACTCAGAACATCGACACGCTCACCGGTGAGGAGCTGCGGGAGCTCGCCGAGCGGGCCGGGCGCGAGCTGGAGGACGCCTCCGCGCTCGACATCCTGAAGTGGGCGACCGACACCTTCGGGCCCCGGTTCTGCGTCACGTCCTCGATGGAGGACGCGGTCGTCGCGCACCTCGCCTCCCGGGTGATGCCCGGCGTGGACGTGGTGTTCCTGGACACCGGCTACCACTTCGAGGAGACCATCGGGACCCGGGACGCGGTGGACGCCGTGATGGACGTCCGGGTGATCACGCTGACGCCGCGTCAGACAGTCGCCGAGCAGGACGCCGAGTACGGGCCGAAGCTGCACGACCGCGACCCCGACCTCTGCTGCAAGCTGCGCAAGGTCAAGCCCCTGGAAGAGGGCCTGACCGCGTACGCCGCCTGGGCGACCGGGCTGCGCCGCGACGAGTCCCCGACCCGGGCGAACACCCCTGTGGTCGGCTGGGACGAGAAGCGCCGGAAGGTGAAGGTCTCGCCGATCGCCCGCTGGACCCAGGACGACGTGGACGCCTACGTCGCCGAGCACGGGGTGCTCACCAACCCGCTGCTGATGGACGGTTACGCCTCCGTGGGCTGCGCGCCCTGCACCCGCCGGGTGCTGGAGGGCGAGGACGCGCGGGCCGGCCGCTGGGCCGGGCGCGGCAAGACCGAATGCGGGCTGCACGGCTGA
- a CDS encoding nitrite/sulfite reductase, whose amino-acid sequence MAATPEKPAPAAPRRKVGRHRGEGQWALGHYTPLNGNEQFKKDDDSLNVRTRIETIYSKRGFDSIDPNDLRGRMRWWGLYTQRKAGIDGGKTAVLEPEELEDKYFMMRVRIDGGKLTTEQLRVIGEISQEYARGSADITDRQNVQMHWIRIEDVPAIWQKLEAVGLSTTEACGDCPRTMIGSPVAGIAADEIIDGTPALEEIHARYIGSPEFSNLPRKFKTAISGSPVQDVVHEINDIAFVGVEHPEHGPGFDLWVGGGLSTNPRLAERLGAWVPLDEVADVWAGVVGIFRDYGYRRLRNRARLKFLVADWGVAKFRQILEDEYLKRPLLDGPAPAEPSSRWRDHIGVHPQQDGRFYVGFAPRVGRVDGSTLAKIAELAEAHGSGRVRTTVEQKMIILDVEQDRVESLSAGLESLGFQVKPSTFRRGTMACTGIEYCKLAIVETKARGASLIEELERRLPDFDEPLTININGCPNACARIQTADIGLKGQLMLDENGEQVEGYQVHLGGALGLDAGFGRKVRGLKVTSAELPDYVERVLGRFQEEREDDERFATWAARASAESLS is encoded by the coding sequence ATGGCCGCAACCCCGGAAAAGCCTGCGCCCGCCGCGCCCCGCCGCAAGGTGGGCCGCCACCGCGGCGAAGGTCAGTGGGCCCTGGGGCACTACACCCCGCTCAACGGCAATGAGCAGTTCAAGAAGGACGACGACAGTCTCAACGTGCGGACACGCATTGAGACGATCTACTCCAAGCGCGGATTCGACTCGATCGACCCCAACGACCTGCGGGGGCGCATGCGTTGGTGGGGGCTCTACACCCAGCGCAAGGCCGGCATCGACGGCGGCAAGACCGCGGTGCTGGAGCCCGAGGAGCTGGAGGACAAGTACTTCATGATGCGGGTCCGCATCGACGGCGGGAAGCTGACCACCGAGCAGCTGCGCGTCATCGGCGAGATCTCGCAGGAGTACGCGCGGGGCAGCGCGGACATCACCGACCGGCAGAACGTCCAGATGCACTGGATCCGCATCGAGGACGTCCCGGCGATCTGGCAGAAGCTGGAGGCCGTGGGGCTCTCCACCACCGAGGCGTGCGGCGACTGCCCGCGCACGATGATCGGCTCCCCGGTGGCGGGCATCGCCGCCGACGAGATCATCGACGGCACACCGGCGCTGGAGGAGATCCACGCCCGGTACATCGGCAGCCCCGAATTCTCCAACCTCCCCCGGAAGTTCAAGACCGCGATCTCCGGATCCCCGGTCCAGGACGTCGTCCACGAGATCAACGACATCGCCTTCGTGGGCGTCGAACACCCCGAGCACGGACCGGGCTTCGACCTCTGGGTCGGTGGCGGGCTCTCCACCAACCCCCGGCTGGCCGAGCGCCTGGGCGCCTGGGTGCCGCTGGACGAGGTCGCGGACGTCTGGGCCGGCGTGGTGGGCATCTTCCGGGACTACGGCTACCGCCGGCTGCGCAACCGGGCCCGGCTGAAGTTCCTGGTCGCCGACTGGGGCGTCGCCAAGTTCCGCCAGATCCTGGAGGACGAGTACCTGAAGCGCCCGCTCCTTGACGGGCCCGCCCCGGCGGAGCCGAGCAGCCGGTGGCGCGACCACATCGGCGTCCACCCGCAGCAGGACGGCCGCTTCTACGTCGGCTTCGCCCCCCGGGTCGGCCGGGTCGACGGCTCCACGCTCGCCAAGATCGCCGAGCTGGCCGAGGCGCACGGCTCGGGCCGGGTCCGGACCACCGTCGAGCAGAAGATGATTATCCTCGACGTCGAGCAGGACCGGGTCGAGTCGCTGTCCGCCGGTCTGGAGTCGCTCGGCTTCCAGGTGAAGCCGTCCACCTTCCGGCGCGGCACGATGGCCTGCACCGGCATCGAGTACTGCAAGCTCGCGATCGTGGAGACGAAGGCGCGCGGCGCCTCCCTCATCGAGGAACTGGAGCGCCGTCTCCCCGACTTCGACGAGCCCCTGACCATCAACATCAACGGCTGCCCCAACGCCTGCGCCCGCATCCAGACCGCGGACATCGGGCTCAAGGGCCAGCTGATGCTGGACGAGAACGGCGAGCAGGTGGAGGGCTACCAGGTCCACTTGGGCGGCGCACTCGGCCTGGACGCCGGATTCGGCCGCAAGGTGCGCGGTCTGAAGGTCACCTCGGCCGAGCTGCCCGACTACGTGGAGCGCGTGCTCGGCAGGTTCCAGGAGGAGCGCGAGGACGACGAGCGCTTCGCCACCTGGGCGGCCCGCGCCAGCGCGGAGTCGCTGTCATGA
- a CDS encoding putative leader peptide, producing the protein MSGTGIALVSRRHVDLGRMSSAICPAS; encoded by the coding sequence ATGTCCGGAACTGGAATTGCCTTGGTGAGTCGACGCCACGTCGACCTCGGCCGCATGTCCAGCGCCATCTGTCCGGCGAGCTGA
- a CDS encoding GNAT family N-acetyltransferase: MSDPVRPAPPASEEVTIWSLEQTSPDDLRPSAVPDAEVRIVRSEVPLPEFSRFLYTAVGGDIRWTDRLGMTYAQWQEALERPGAETWVAYANGTPAGYIELDPQDDGVVEIMYFGLIPAFRGRRIGGHLLSYGAARAWDLAERWPERPATKRVWLHTCSKDGPHAMDNYLRRGFRLFDTRTELEEPVDTPGPWPGSGR; encoded by the coding sequence ATGAGCGACCCCGTACGACCCGCGCCACCGGCCTCCGAAGAGGTGACCATCTGGTCCCTGGAGCAGACCTCGCCCGATGATCTGCGGCCGTCGGCCGTGCCGGACGCGGAGGTCCGGATCGTGCGGTCCGAGGTGCCGCTGCCCGAGTTCAGCCGCTTCCTGTACACGGCGGTGGGCGGGGACATCCGGTGGACGGACCGGCTCGGCATGACGTACGCGCAGTGGCAGGAGGCCCTGGAGCGGCCGGGCGCGGAGACCTGGGTGGCGTACGCGAACGGCACCCCGGCGGGCTACATCGAGCTGGACCCGCAGGACGACGGCGTGGTCGAGATCATGTACTTCGGGCTGATCCCGGCCTTCCGGGGGCGGCGGATCGGCGGTCATCTGCTGTCGTACGGCGCGGCCCGCGCCTGGGACCTGGCCGAGCGGTGGCCGGAGCGGCCGGCGACGAAGCGGGTGTGGCTGCACACCTGCTCCAAGGACGGTCCGCACGCGATGGACAACTACCTGAGGCGCGGCTTCCGGTTGTTCGACACGCGCACGGAGCTGGAGGAGCCGGTGGACACCCCCGGCCCGTGGCCGGGCTCCGGCCGCTGA
- a CDS encoding helix-turn-helix domain-containing protein, with product MAGDRMRAVPRAEIGASWDRVLRSGIDPEQTTHSRLLETDEIEHRRRSSALGEVMPLLSDGLTSIADASQQIMVVTDVEGRVLWREGNTGVLRRADDICLAEGAAWSEEITGTNAIGTALASRAPVQVHSAEHFVRTLHGWTCAAAPVRDPRDGRLMGIVDISGPASTFHPTTLALVRSVARLAESEIRVRHLEAVDRLRAVAAPVLSRIGGRAVAVDGHGWTAAVTGMPPMDRLPLPKSLGPGRVWLPSLGMCRVEPLPGGWLVQVADGTMDSPPRRVVLDLSRPRALAVNVVSPVGTWTQRLSPRHAELLYALALHREGRTASELARDLFGDATRTVTVRAEISRLRRHLAEVLAHRPYRFGEGVEVEVVHPEHPADLLPHSQAPVVTAAREAREREGPVAR from the coding sequence ATGGCGGGCGACCGCATGCGCGCCGTGCCCCGGGCGGAGATCGGCGCCTCCTGGGACCGGGTGCTGCGCAGCGGCATCGATCCCGAGCAGACGACGCACAGCAGGCTGCTGGAGACGGACGAGATCGAGCACCGGCGCCGCAGCTCCGCGCTGGGCGAGGTGATGCCGCTGCTCAGCGACGGGCTGACCAGCATCGCGGACGCCTCGCAACAGATCATGGTCGTCACCGATGTCGAGGGCCGGGTGCTGTGGCGCGAGGGCAACACGGGGGTGCTGCGCCGGGCCGACGACATCTGCCTCGCGGAGGGCGCGGCGTGGTCCGAGGAGATCACCGGCACCAACGCGATCGGCACGGCGCTGGCCTCCCGCGCCCCGGTGCAGGTGCACTCGGCGGAGCACTTCGTGCGCACCCTGCACGGCTGGACGTGCGCGGCGGCCCCGGTACGCGATCCCCGGGACGGCCGGCTGATGGGGATCGTGGACATCAGCGGGCCTGCGTCCACCTTCCACCCGACGACGCTGGCCCTGGTGCGGTCGGTGGCCCGGCTGGCGGAGAGCGAGATCCGGGTGCGGCATCTGGAGGCGGTGGACCGGCTGCGGGCGGTGGCCGCCCCGGTCCTGAGCCGGATCGGCGGCCGGGCGGTGGCGGTGGACGGCCACGGCTGGACGGCGGCGGTGACGGGGATGCCCCCGATGGACCGGCTGCCGCTGCCGAAGTCGCTGGGGCCGGGCCGGGTGTGGCTGCCGTCGCTGGGCATGTGCCGGGTGGAGCCGCTGCCGGGCGGCTGGCTGGTCCAGGTCGCGGACGGGACGATGGACAGCCCGCCGCGCCGGGTGGTCCTCGATCTGAGCCGGCCGCGCGCGCTCGCGGTGAACGTGGTCAGCCCGGTGGGCACCTGGACCCAGCGGCTGTCTCCGCGCCACGCCGAGCTGCTGTACGCGCTGGCGCTGCACCGGGAGGGGCGTACGGCCTCCGAGCTGGCCCGGGACCTGTTCGGTGACGCGACCAGGACGGTGACGGTGCGGGCGGAGATATCGCGGCTGCGGCGCCATCTGGCCGAGGTCCTCGCGCACCGCCCGTACCGGTTCGGCGAGGGCGTGGAGGTGGAGGTCGTCCACCCGGAGCACCCGGCCGACCTGCTGCCGCACTCGCAGGCCCCGGTGGTGACGGCGGCCCGCGAGGCGCGCGAGCGGGAGGGGCCGGTGGCGCGGTGA